The Aureispira anguillae genome contains a region encoding:
- the pruA gene encoding L-glutamate gamma-semialdehyde dehydrogenase yields the protein MANAFFKVPTPNNEPVKSYAPGSKERAELKAQLAVYKATQTDVPMIINGKEVHTDNKVAMHPPHEKKHILGHYSKGNATHVEAAIDAALAAKEAWENTAWEHRAAIFLKAAELLAGPYRAKLNASTMLAQSKNAFQAEIDAACELIDFFRYNVQYMTQLYTEQPDSNPGMWNRLEHRPLEGFVFAITPFNFTSICANLCAAPAMMGNVVVWKPAETQIYSAKVIMDLFKDAGLPDGVINLVLADGPATGDVIFNHKEFAGLHFTGSTGVFQNLWRTIGNNISKYNAYPRIVGETGGKDYVIAHPTANANEVATALSRGAFEYQGQKCSAASRAYIPQSMWPAVKDSLQKDLASMKMGSVEDFSNFINAVISETAFDKISAYIDRAVADEGVEVVAGGTYDKSEGYFIAPTVLRVDDPKYTTMCEELFGPVLTIYVYEDDKFEETIDILDGSSPYALTGALFAVDRQVIEKAAHRLRHTAGNFYINDKPTGAVVGQQPFGGGRASGTNDKAGSILNLLRWVSPRTIKETFVPPTDYRYPFLDEA from the coding sequence ATGGCTAATGCATTTTTTAAGGTGCCGACACCTAATAACGAACCGGTAAAAAGCTATGCTCCAGGAAGCAAAGAAAGAGCAGAATTAAAAGCACAATTGGCTGTCTACAAGGCAACTCAAACCGATGTGCCAATGATTATAAATGGAAAGGAAGTGCATACAGACAACAAGGTTGCCATGCACCCTCCTCACGAAAAGAAACATATCTTAGGACATTATAGCAAAGGAAACGCTACTCATGTAGAAGCTGCAATTGACGCTGCTTTGGCTGCCAAAGAAGCATGGGAAAATACAGCATGGGAACATCGTGCCGCTATTTTCTTAAAAGCAGCAGAATTGTTGGCGGGTCCTTATCGTGCCAAATTAAATGCATCAACCATGTTGGCTCAATCTAAGAATGCATTTCAAGCAGAGATTGATGCGGCTTGCGAATTGATTGACTTTTTCCGTTACAATGTACAATACATGACTCAATTGTACACAGAACAACCAGACTCAAATCCTGGTATGTGGAACCGCTTAGAGCATCGTCCACTAGAAGGCTTTGTTTTTGCCATCACTCCTTTTAACTTTACGTCTATTTGTGCGAACCTATGCGCTGCTCCTGCAATGATGGGGAATGTAGTCGTTTGGAAACCAGCAGAAACACAAATTTATTCTGCTAAAGTTATCATGGATCTATTCAAAGATGCAGGTTTGCCAGATGGTGTTATTAATCTAGTTTTGGCAGATGGTCCTGCTACTGGTGATGTCATCTTCAACCACAAAGAGTTTGCAGGTTTACATTTCACGGGTTCTACTGGTGTTTTCCAAAACTTATGGAGAACCATTGGTAATAACATCAGCAAGTACAATGCTTATCCTCGTATTGTAGGTGAAACAGGTGGAAAAGATTATGTAATTGCACACCCAACTGCCAATGCCAATGAAGTAGCTACAGCTCTATCTCGTGGTGCTTTTGAATATCAAGGACAAAAATGTTCTGCTGCTTCTCGTGCTTATATCCCACAAAGTATGTGGCCTGCTGTCAAAGATAGCTTACAAAAGGATTTGGCTAGCATGAAAATGGGATCTGTTGAAGATTTTTCTAACTTTATCAATGCTGTTATTAGCGAAACTGCTTTTGATAAAATCAGCGCTTATATTGATCGTGCTGTTGCAGATGAAGGAGTTGAAGTTGTAGCAGGTGGTACTTATGACAAGTCAGAAGGCTATTTTATTGCTCCTACTGTACTTAGAGTAGATGATCCTAAATATACCACTATGTGTGAGGAACTCTTCGGACCAGTACTGACCATTTATGTTTATGAAGATGACAAATTTGAAGAAACAATTGACATCCTAGATGGTTCTTCTCCTTATGCCCTAACAGGTGCTTTGTTTGCTGTTGATCGTCAAGTAATCGAAAAAGCAGCACATAGATTGCGCCATACTGCTGGTAATTTCTACATCAATGACAAACCTACGGGCGCTGTTGTTGGTCAACAACCTTTTGGTGGTGGTCGTGCTTCTGGAACCAATGATAAAGCAGGTTCTATCTTAAATTTATTGCGTTGGGTTTCTCCTCGCACGATTAAAGAAACATTTGTACCTCCAACAGATTATCGTTATCCTTTCTTGGATGAGGCTTAA